One region of Paenibacillus polymyxa M1 genomic DNA includes:
- a CDS encoding polyprenyl synthetase family protein encodes MHHMNEKFQADTGYQLAEQKALQYFASLYNQVKDKTYVTSLTEDIHRWKRNHIHSSSWLSFFSRNKRKPDTRDYYRYIQWLSYTGKLDDYLKRSVSYIYMRDLGKALDSADTQTRIQRVIADVKRYLLQPTHANRRDQPEFMNLAGVYRWSQKEGIETTVIWLINKLNAVSSHIPEEMDAEHAQRKLIKIIIGVILHVMEEMDEAVSPVERSRRLDEAIRLGYSYGLTYPFIDDLLDSQLLTVQEKEQYSHMIRTALLTGSVPELGDWSGDHMKFIRYIHSELSYAFEYIKAHQQPDTQQTFFEQSYVFFHSQDIDRDKDLTRTHYTNEELYIPVILKSASSRLIVRSVISAPEDEGFEQRTFYYGIYNQLADDFADMADDMRDGAVTPYTYYLKYHQQRSDLINPFELYWAVISNLIHNVYHSDATAREVILDRAINGLKRYKERVGAEKYNEIMEIFASGNPEFKRLVQKMVGKAEDVDFFDKLLRDQMITHLKNDSREKEDFMNTVKTVRDQINNQLKITKPSGIEAMKEQLIDAANYSLEGDGKRIRPILTWVMGVNEYGLDALAIVPLLRSLEYMHTASLIFDDLPSQDNASTRRGRQTLHQVHNSATAELTGLYLIQKAIGEQASLSQFNAETVLALIQYSARKAEDMCMGQAMDLDSKGKALTLEQLNMMCFYKTGVAFEACLVMPAMLAQTEESEIAALQKFAYHMGIAFQIKDDLLDVEGDTHLLGKPVGQDSDNNNSNFVSILGYEGASKEMWGHYCLAMEALKEVPRNISFLKHLMNYIVNRDR; translated from the coding sequence ATGCATCATATGAATGAAAAATTTCAAGCCGATACAGGATATCAGCTGGCTGAACAGAAGGCGCTTCAGTATTTTGCATCACTCTATAATCAGGTCAAGGATAAAACTTATGTGACCTCTCTTACAGAAGATATCCATAGATGGAAAAGGAATCATATCCATTCTTCTTCATGGTTATCCTTCTTTTCGCGGAATAAGAGAAAGCCGGATACCCGGGATTACTACAGATATATTCAATGGCTGAGTTACACAGGGAAACTGGATGATTATCTGAAGCGGAGTGTCTCTTATATTTACATGAGGGATCTAGGCAAGGCTCTGGATTCTGCCGACACACAGACCCGGATTCAGCGCGTCATTGCTGACGTAAAAAGATATTTGCTTCAACCCACCCATGCTAACAGGAGAGATCAACCGGAGTTTATGAATTTAGCGGGGGTGTATCGGTGGTCTCAAAAGGAAGGGATCGAAACCACTGTAATCTGGCTAATCAACAAGCTTAACGCTGTATCTTCTCATATTCCTGAGGAAATGGATGCAGAGCATGCCCAGCGGAAACTGATTAAAATCATCATTGGGGTTATTCTGCATGTGATGGAAGAAATGGACGAAGCCGTGTCACCTGTTGAACGTTCGCGCAGGCTGGATGAAGCCATCAGGCTTGGGTATTCCTATGGGCTGACCTATCCTTTTATTGATGATCTGCTCGATTCTCAGCTGTTGACCGTTCAAGAGAAAGAACAATATTCCCATATGATACGTACCGCGCTTCTTACCGGATCTGTGCCAGAACTAGGCGACTGGTCCGGCGATCATATGAAGTTCATTCGCTATATCCATTCGGAGCTCTCGTATGCTTTTGAGTATATTAAGGCACATCAGCAGCCAGACACACAGCAAACCTTTTTCGAGCAGTCCTATGTTTTTTTTCATTCTCAAGATATCGACCGGGATAAGGATCTAACGCGAACTCATTACACCAATGAAGAACTTTATATACCCGTTATTTTAAAATCTGCTTCTTCCCGCTTGATTGTCCGTTCCGTCATTAGTGCTCCTGAGGATGAAGGGTTTGAGCAACGAACATTCTATTATGGTATCTATAACCAGCTTGCTGATGATTTTGCGGATATGGCTGACGATATGAGAGACGGTGCAGTAACCCCCTATACCTATTATTTAAAATATCATCAGCAAAGATCGGATTTGATCAATCCCTTCGAACTATACTGGGCGGTCATTTCTAATTTGATCCATAACGTGTATCATTCCGATGCCACGGCTCGTGAGGTGATACTGGACCGTGCAATAAATGGACTCAAACGTTATAAAGAACGAGTAGGTGCAGAAAAGTACAATGAGATAATGGAGATTTTTGCATCCGGGAATCCTGAATTCAAACGTCTCGTTCAGAAAATGGTGGGCAAAGCAGAGGATGTAGATTTCTTCGATAAGCTGCTTCGGGACCAGATGATTACCCATCTGAAAAACGATTCGAGGGAAAAGGAAGACTTTATGAATACGGTCAAAACAGTCCGTGATCAGATTAACAACCAATTGAAAATTACCAAGCCTTCTGGGATCGAGGCCATGAAAGAACAGCTTATTGATGCTGCCAATTATAGTCTTGAGGGGGATGGGAAAAGGATACGCCCTATATTGACCTGGGTCATGGGTGTGAACGAATATGGCTTAGACGCATTGGCAATCGTGCCTCTTCTAAGATCATTGGAATATATGCATACAGCCTCCCTGATTTTTGATGATTTGCCTTCCCAGGATAACGCGTCTACCCGTAGAGGGCGTCAGACATTACATCAGGTGCACAATAGCGCTACTGCGGAATTAACCGGACTATATCTGATCCAGAAGGCCATCGGGGAGCAAGCATCACTGAGTCAGTTCAACGCTGAGACTGTGCTTGCCTTGATCCAATACTCGGCCCGTAAGGCAGAGGATATGTGTATGGGTCAGGCGATGGATCTGGATTCCAAAGGAAAGGCTTTGACCTTGGAGCAGCTGAATATGATGTGCTTTTACAAAACAGGAGTGGCGTTCGAGGCTTGTCTCGTTATGCCAGCCATGCTTGCACAGACCGAGGAATCAGAGATTGCTGCTTTGCAGAAATTCGCCTATCATATGGGGATTGCTTTTCAGATCAAAGATGATTTGCTTGATGTGGAAGGAGATACGCACTTACTTGGAAAACCTGTGGGTCAGGATTCGGATAACAATAATTCAAATTTCGTGTCCATCCTTGGCTATGAAGGTGCTAGTAAAGAGATGTGGGGGCACTACTGTCTTGCCATGGAAGCATTAAAAGAGGTGCCCCGCAATATCTCTTTTTTGAAGCATCTAATGAATTATATTGTGAACCGGGATCGTTAA
- a CDS encoding TerD family protein: protein MSISLVKGQKVDLTKNNPHLSVLKVGLGWDPMKGRNMDIDASALLLNENGKLTQTKNLVYFGNKNSPCGAIVHSGDNLTGHGDGDDEVITVSLQKLPPEVHRVVFIVNIFRFFSFGRRKDFSMVNNAYIRILDASQDEEILRYNLTEDYKGMCSIRVGEVYRYGGEWKFGAIGEGSTITSLNELVKTYE, encoded by the coding sequence TTGAGTATTAGTCTAGTTAAAGGGCAGAAGGTAGACCTAACCAAAAATAATCCACACTTATCCGTGCTGAAAGTAGGGCTTGGATGGGACCCTATGAAGGGTAGAAACATGGATATTGATGCGTCAGCGCTGCTTCTTAATGAGAACGGCAAGCTAACTCAGACGAAAAATCTAGTATATTTCGGAAATAAAAATAGCCCTTGCGGGGCCATCGTACATAGTGGTGACAACTTGACAGGACATGGTGACGGTGATGATGAAGTCATTACCGTATCCCTCCAAAAACTACCACCTGAAGTGCATAGAGTCGTATTTATAGTGAATATATTCCGTTTTTTTAGTTTTGGTAGACGTAAGGATTTCAGTATGGTAAACAATGCTTATATTCGAATATTGGATGCGTCGCAAGATGAAGAGATTCTCCGATACAACTTGACAGAGGACTATAAAGGGATGTGTAGTATCCGTGTAGGTGAAGTATACCGCTATGGAGGGGAGTGGAAATTCGGTGCTATTGGAGAAGGAAGCACCATTACCTCCCTGAATGAGCTTGTCAAAACGTATGAATAA